In one window of Pseudomonas sp. p1(2021b) DNA:
- a CDS encoding IS5-like element ISPa16 family transposase, translated as MKQMTFADAEYAGKRKQTRKELFLIEMDQVVPWKGLIALIEPHYPKGEGGRPAYPLMAMLRIHLMQNWFGYSDPAMEEALYETTILRQFAGLSLERIPDETTILNFRRLLEKHELAAGILGVINGYLGDRGLSLRQGTIVDATLIHAPSSTKNQDGKRDPEMHQSKKGNQYYFGMKAHIGVDDESGLVHSVVGTAANVADITQVDKLLHGNENVVCADAGYTGVEKRPEHAGREVIWQVAARRSTYKKLDKRSALYKAKRKIEKAKAQVRAKVEHPFRVIKRQFGYVKVRFRGLAKNTAQLVTLFALSNLWMARRHLLTTAGQVHL; from the coding sequence ATGAAGCAGATGACCTTCGCCGACGCCGAGTACGCCGGCAAGCGCAAGCAGACCCGTAAGGAATTGTTCCTGATCGAGATGGATCAGGTGGTGCCGTGGAAGGGATTGATTGCCCTGATCGAGCCACACTACCCAAAGGGTGAAGGTGGTCGTCCAGCCTATCCGCTGATGGCCATGTTACGTATCCATCTGATGCAGAACTGGTTCGGCTACAGCGACCCGGCCATGGAAGAAGCGCTCTACGAGACGACCATCCTGCGTCAGTTCGCCGGGCTGAGCCTGGAGCGCATTCCCGACGAAACCACCATCCTCAACTTCCGTCGTTTGCTGGAGAAACATGAGCTGGCAGCCGGCATCCTCGGCGTAATCAATGGCTACCTGGGGGATCGCGGCCTGTCGCTGCGCCAGGGCACTATCGTCGATGCCACACTGATCCACGCACCCAGCTCGACCAAGAACCAGGACGGCAAGCGCGACCCGGAAATGCACCAGAGCAAGAAAGGGAACCAGTATTACTTTGGCATGAAGGCGCACATCGGCGTGGATGATGAGTCGGGGCTGGTACACAGCGTGGTAGGCACGGCAGCCAACGTGGCGGATATCACCCAGGTCGACAAACTGCTGCACGGTAACGAGAACGTCGTCTGCGCCGATGCCGGCTACACCGGCGTCGAAAAGCGCCCCGAACATGCGGGCCGCGAAGTGATCTGGCAGGTCGCAGCACGCCGCAGCACCTACAAGAAGCTCGATAAACGCAGCGCCCTGTACAAAGCCAAGCGCAAGATCGAGAAGGCCAAGGCACAAGTGCGAGCGAAGGTCGAGCACCCGTTTCGAGTGATCAAGCGCCAGTTCGGTTACGTGAAGGTGCGCTTCCGTGGCCTGGCCAAGAACACCGCTCAGCTGGTGACGCTGTTCGCGCTGTCGAACCTATGGATGGCGCGCCGACATTTGCTGACTACCGCAGGACAGGTGCACCTGTAA
- the dnaB gene encoding replicative DNA helicase, translated as MNEDYASEQLDLQTSSLKVPPHSIEAEQSVLGGLMLDNNAWERVLDQVSDGDFYRHDHRLIFRAIQKLADLNEPFDIVTLHERLDKEGLSSQVGGLAYLAELAKNTPSVANIKAYAAIIRERATLRQLISISTDIADSAFNPEGRNAAEILDEAERQIFQIAEARPKTGGPVGVKDLLTMAIDRIDTLFNSDSDITGVSTGFTDLDEKTSGLQPADLIIVAGRPSMGKTTFAMNLVENAVLRSEKAVLVFSLEMPGESLIMRMLSSLGRIDQTKVRSGQLDDDDWPRLTSAVNLLNNRKLFIDDTAGISPSEMRARTRRLAREHGEIGMIMVDYLQLMQIPGSAGDNRTNEISEISRSLKALAKEFNCPVIALSQLNRSLEQRPNKRPVNSDLRESGAIEQDADVIMFVYRDEVYHPETEHKGVAEIIIGKQRNGPIGFVRLAFIGKYTRFENLAPGMYNFDDDE; from the coding sequence ATGAACGAAGATTATGCTTCCGAGCAGCTTGACCTACAGACCTCCTCGCTGAAGGTGCCACCGCATTCGATCGAGGCTGAGCAGTCCGTGCTCGGTGGTCTCATGCTCGATAACAACGCCTGGGAGCGTGTGCTCGATCAGGTCTCTGATGGCGACTTCTACCGACACGATCACCGGCTGATTTTCCGCGCCATTCAAAAGCTGGCCGACCTGAACGAGCCTTTTGACATCGTGACGCTGCATGAGCGTCTGGACAAGGAGGGGCTGAGCAGCCAGGTCGGCGGACTGGCCTATCTGGCGGAGCTGGCAAAGAACACCCCGTCCGTGGCCAACATCAAGGCCTACGCTGCGATCATCCGCGAGCGGGCGACCCTGCGCCAGCTGATCAGCATCAGCACTGACATCGCGGACAGTGCCTTCAATCCAGAAGGGCGGAATGCAGCGGAGATCCTCGACGAAGCCGAACGGCAGATTTTCCAGATCGCTGAAGCCCGGCCGAAAACCGGCGGCCCGGTGGGTGTCAAAGACCTGCTGACCATGGCCATCGACCGTATCGATACGCTGTTCAACTCCGACAGCGACATCACCGGTGTTTCTACCGGCTTCACCGACCTGGACGAGAAGACCAGCGGCCTGCAGCCGGCCGACCTGATCATCGTTGCCGGCCGGCCTTCGATGGGCAAGACCACCTTCGCCATGAACCTGGTGGAGAACGCTGTGCTGCGGTCCGAGAAGGCGGTGCTGGTGTTCTCGCTCGAAATGCCAGGTGAGTCGCTGATCATGCGTATGCTGTCGTCGCTCGGCCGCATCGACCAGACCAAGGTGCGATCCGGCCAGCTCGACGATGATGACTGGCCGCGACTGACCTCAGCGGTGAACCTGCTCAACAACCGCAAGCTGTTCATCGATGACACCGCCGGCATCAGCCCCTCGGAAATGCGTGCGCGCACCCGGCGCCTGGCCCGTGAGCACGGCGAGATTGGCATGATCATGGTCGACTACCTGCAGTTGATGCAGATCCCGGGCTCTGCCGGCGACAACCGGACCAATGAGATTTCCGAGATCTCCCGTTCCCTCAAGGCCCTGGCCAAGGAATTCAATTGCCCAGTCATCGCCCTATCGCAGTTGAACCGCTCCCTGGAGCAGCGCCCGAACAAGCGCCCAGTGAACTCCGACTTGCGTGAGTCCGGTGCGATCGAGCAGGACGCCGACGTGATCATGTTCGTTTACCGGGATGAGGTGTATCACCCCGAGACCGAGCACAAGGGCGTAGCTGAGATCATCATCGGCAAGCAGCGTAACGGCCCTATCGGCTTTGTGCGGCTGGCGTTCATCGGCAAGTACACCCGCTTCGAGAACCTCGCGCCGGGCATGTACAACTTCGACGATGATGAGTGA
- the dnaB gene encoding replicative DNA helicase yields MNDHIHLAAEYDQTPSRELPHSVEAEQAILGGLLNEPRAWVRVSDLVVESDFFHADHRLIFKAISRLLEEGRALDVVTAQEALDRAGELSNAGGLAYLKELSDNTPSVANIASFARVVSERSLFRKIIGVCGEIEHGASSPNGRSAEDLVHDAESKMLSVAGQRPKEGGPVGIDTLLRKAVEKIETAHESGLESLGQSTGFVDLNSKLSLLRPADLVIVAGRPSMGKTTFAMNIVEEAVLRSEKVVVVYSMEMPGDALLTRMLSSMGGIDQSRVRSGKLLNEDWTKLTKAANALNKNDRFFIDDTPALSPSEMRSRTRRLRRVHGEIGLIMVDYLQLMQIPGYGGLNRTNEISAISRSLKALAKEFDCPVIALSQLNRSVEQRKDKRPVNSDLRESGAIEQDADVILFVYRDEVYNPDSRFAGTAEIIIGKQREGPTGFVRLGFEGRYTRFVNLMPGTHDFTDQEMGVEMIDPHSRLGRMPVQKLAEEASKKVEGKGRGRRRKGSRKPP; encoded by the coding sequence TTGAACGACCATATCCATCTAGCGGCTGAATACGATCAGACCCCCAGTCGGGAGCTGCCGCATTCTGTTGAAGCCGAGCAGGCCATTCTAGGCGGATTGCTGAACGAGCCACGTGCCTGGGTGCGTGTCTCGGACCTGGTGGTCGAATCTGATTTTTTCCACGCAGACCACAGGCTCATTTTCAAGGCTATTTCCAGGCTGCTTGAAGAGGGGCGTGCGCTTGATGTTGTCACAGCCCAAGAGGCACTGGATAGAGCAGGGGAGCTCTCGAACGCCGGTGGGTTGGCCTATCTTAAAGAGCTTTCCGATAACACTCCGTCCGTTGCCAACATCGCGTCTTTTGCCCGCGTAGTCAGTGAGCGGTCGCTGTTCCGAAAGATCATTGGCGTCTGTGGGGAGATTGAGCACGGCGCCAGCTCCCCGAATGGCCGATCTGCAGAAGATCTTGTGCATGATGCCGAATCGAAAATGCTGTCCGTGGCCGGTCAACGGCCGAAGGAAGGTGGGCCGGTTGGTATCGACACACTGCTCAGGAAGGCCGTCGAGAAGATCGAAACCGCCCATGAGTCAGGGCTTGAGTCCCTGGGCCAGTCGACAGGCTTCGTCGACCTCAATAGCAAACTGAGTCTGTTGCGGCCTGCTGACCTGGTCATCGTGGCCGGCCGGCCATCCATGGGCAAAACCACTTTTGCCATGAACATTGTGGAAGAGGCCGTTCTGCGGTCGGAAAAAGTGGTCGTGGTCTACTCCATGGAGATGCCTGGCGATGCACTGCTAACGCGCATGCTCTCCTCGATGGGTGGCATTGACCAGTCGCGAGTCCGATCCGGGAAGCTGTTAAACGAGGACTGGACCAAGCTGACCAAGGCTGCCAACGCGCTCAACAAGAACGATCGCTTCTTCATTGACGACACGCCGGCGCTGAGCCCTTCGGAGATGCGCAGCCGTACGCGGAGGCTTCGGCGTGTGCACGGCGAGATTGGCCTGATCATGGTGGACTATCTGCAGCTGATGCAAATCCCCGGCTACGGCGGCCTCAATCGTACCAACGAGATTTCGGCCATCTCCAGGTCACTAAAGGCTTTGGCCAAGGAATTTGATTGCCCCGTGATTGCACTCTCGCAGCTCAATCGCTCGGTGGAACAACGCAAGGACAAGCGCCCGGTTAACTCCGATCTGCGCGAATCCGGGGCAATTGAGCAGGACGCGGATGTGATCCTGTTCGTGTACCGGGATGAGGTGTACAACCCTGACTCCCGCTTCGCTGGTACGGCCGAGATCATCATCGGCAAGCAGCGTGAAGGTCCGACCGGTTTTGTGCGGCTTGGCTTTGAGGGGCGATACACACGCTTCGTCAACTTAATGCCAGGCACGCACGACTTCACCGATCAAGAGATGGGTGTAGAGATGATTGATCCCCATTCTCGCCTTGGTCGGATGCCGGTGCAAAAGCTGGCAGAAGAGGCTTCCAAGAAGGTCGAGGGCAAGGGCAGGGGGCGGCGCCGGAAAGGTTCGAGAAAGCCGCCATGA